ATTTAGGGGCAGATGTAAAAGTTGCTAAACGAGGCGGCTTACTTCATGACTTAGGAAAAGCTATAGACCACGAGATGGAAGGACCTCATGTTGAACTTGGTGTTATGATGGCCAAGAAATATAAGGAATCTAAAGAAGTTATACATTGTATAGAAGCTCATCATGGCGATGTAGAAACTGAAACCATTGAGGCATTAATAGTTCAAGCAGCTGATGCAATTTCGGCAGCGAGACCTGGAGCTAGACGTGAGTCTCTAGAAAACTATATAAGAAGACTTCAAAATCTTGAAGAAATTGCCAACTCTTTTGAAGGCATAGAAAAATCTTTTGCAATCCAAGCAGGTAGAGAACTTAGAATAATGGTTAAACCGGAAGATGTCAGCGAAGATCAAATGGTTTTAACTGCAAGAGATATAGCAAAAAGAATTGAAGAAGAATTAGAATATCCTGGCAATATTAAAGTAAATGTCATAAGAGAAACAAGAGCAATTGATTATGCAAAATAAAAACTAAAGACGGTTTATCCGTCTTTTTTTATTTTGGCAAAAATAAGTAGAAATGATTTGACAGGAGAGAGAAATCTATGATATTATAGCAATATAAAACATTGCACAAAATAATAATTTTGTGCAATAATGATTAAAATAAAATGAGGAGGTAAAAAACCATGGTCCACCCAATTATATTATCGGATTTTCTGGATTATATGAAAACAATAAAAGGTTCTTCAGATTTAACTATAAAAGAATACGGCTATGACATTTCCATCTTCCTCAAATACATGAAAACTAGATTTAACGGTCTGAGTTATGGTGATTTAGAAAATTTAGAAGAAATCGAAATTTCCGACGTCGATAAGACCTTCATAGAGCGCATTTCGATAACTGACCTATATTCTTACCTATCATACCTCGATAAACGCCGTGACAACGCTCCTAGGACGCGTGCACGCAAAGTATCGGCTTTAAAGTCGTTTTATGAGTTTCTATATGTGAAAACAGACCAAATTTCGGTAAATCCTACAGAAAAACTCGAATTACCAAAACAAAGCATAAGAAATCCGGTATATTTAACTTTAGATGAATCCAGAAGACTACTAGATCAAGTTAGGAAACAAAAAAATGATTTTATCATGAGACGAGATTATTGTATGATAGTTATATTTCTTAATTGTGGGATAAGACTATCTGAACTCGTAGGTATAAATATAGATAGTGTTAAAAATGATATCCTAACAGTAATCGGTAAAGGCAACAAAGAACGTACTGTTTATTTAAATAGAGCCTGTATTGTAGCTGTTAATCAGTATATCGCTGTAAGACCAAAGGTTAAAGACGAACCTGCATTATTTTTAAGTAAAAGGGAAAAAAGAATTAGTACGAGAGCTGTTCAGTACAGGATAGAAAAATACATTACGGAAATTGGTCTGGATCCTAGATTATACTCAGTGCACAAACTCAGACATACTGCTGCAACACTTCTCTATAAATACGGCGAAGTTGATATACGGACATTACAACAAATATTAGGACATGAGTCTGTAGCAACAACGCAGATTTATACTCACTTAGATGATGAGACATTAAAGAATGCAGTTAAAAAGAATCCGCTTAATAATTTGTTATAAAAAAAGACAATGGTATAAACCACTGTCTTTTTATTCTATTACCGGGAGTATTAAACTTTGACCGGGAATTAGATTTGCATCACTTAGATTGTTAATCTTTCTGATTTGATAAATATATTCGCGAATATCTATATTGAAATTTTCAGATTTTGCGATGTCCCAAAGAGTATCTCCGGACTTAACTATAATTGTATTATAATCTATTTTTTTGTTGGCTTTTGCACTATTTTGCAAGAAAAACATAAATATAAGTGCTAAAATAATTGTTAAAACCAGTAAAAAAGTATAAAATCTAAATCTATTCTTTATCCTATATGTTTTTTTAGTCATGCCCTACCTCCTATTTTAAGAACATCTGTTCGTTAAGTATAGTATACACGAATGTTTGTTCGGTGTCAAGAAAAATAGAACATTTGTTTGAATATTTGTTTGGATTATGATAAGATAACTGTAACGACATGAATATTAGATTAATTTAGTGATAAATATAAACTAAAAGGAGGTTTTTTTGTGTATTCAGATCTAAAAGATATACAAATCGATATATTTAAATTTATTAAGTATAAGATTGCTGAAACCGGATTTCCACCTTCCGTAAGGGAAATTGCAACCGGTCTTGGTATAAGAAGTACATCTACCGTTCATAATCACATCAATATACTCGCAAGCAAAGGATATATAAGAAAGGCTGATTCAAAAAATAGAGCAATAGAAATTTTGAGATTTGAAGGTGATTATGAGTTTTTACCTAAAAAAACAATGGATGTACCAATTGTAGGTAGAGTAACTGCCGGAGAACCGATTTTGGCCATAGAGCATATAGAGGACACCTTCCCTATTCCGTTAGAATACACCGAAGGTTCTGATGTATTTATATTAAATGTATCCGGTGAATCGATGATTGAAGCAGGCATATTAGATGGAGATCAGATAGTCGTCAGACAACAAAACTATGCAAAAAACGGAGATATCGTGGTCGCACTACTAGATGATTCGGCAACTGTAAAAAGGTATTTTAAAAAAGATGATCATATAGTTTTAAAACCTGAAAATTCAAGCATGGAACCAATAATCGTACAAGATGTAACTATACTCGGAAAGGTAATTGCTCTTTATAGATTTAATATTTAATAAAAATCTCTTCTTCTATCAATTGATAAAAGAAGAGATTTTTTTATAAGAAACCTTTTGATTCAAAATCTTCCAATACATGAACGAGTGCAAATTTACACTGGTCATAAGAAAGTCCACCTTGATAAAATGCAATATATGGTTCTCTTAGTGGTCCATCGGCGCTAATTTCAATAGAAGAGCCGTCTATAAAGCCTCCTGCCGCCATTATGACCTCATCTTCATACCCAGGCATACTCCAAGGATATGGTGTTACATGAGAGTCTACAGCAGCAGCTTTTTGAACTGCCTGACAGAAAGTAATTACTTTTTCAGGATCGTTAAAGATTATTCCTTGTACTATATCGGACCTTTCTTGATTTATTTCAGGGACGATAGCATAACCCAGTTTTTTAAATACATATCCGAAAAGTGAAGCTGCCTTTACTGCATTATTAACAACAATAGGAGCTAAAAAAAGACCTTGTAAGGTTGTTCTGGTTGTACCGAATGTCAAACCACAGTCTTTCCCTAAACCGGGTGCAGTAAGCTTATTTGCACATCTTTCGATTAGTTCGCTTTTTCCAACCAAGTATCCTCCTGATAGCGCAATGCCACCTCCGGGATTTTTGATTAGACTTCCTACAGTGATATCTGCACCAACATCAGAGGGCTCATCATAAGAAGTAAACTCACCATAACAATTGTCTACCATTACTATTGTATTTGGACTATATATCTTAACTTTTTCAATTGCTTCTTTGATATTAGAGATAGTTAAGGCAGCTCTGTCAGTGTATCCCATAGATCTCTGGATTAGAACAAGTTTGACATTGTCTAAGAGCTTAGTATTTATGGATTCTATATCGAGCATTCCGTTTTTTAACGGTATATCACTATATATTACGCCTTTTTCCATAAGATTACCGGGCTCAGAACCGGTTATTCCTATAACTTTTTGTAAGGTATCATACGGTTTATCTGACAAAGAAAGCATTTTATCTCCGGATAGAAGAAGTGCATCCAGTACAAGAGAAAGTGCATGAGTACCTGATGCAATAGATGGCCTTACAAGAGCGTCTTCAGTATTAAAAATCTTGGCATAAATACTTTCAACTTTTTCCCTTCCCGCATCTCCATAACCATAACCGGTATTCCAGTGAAAATCGGCATGTGAAAGTTTAACGGATTGCATTGCTTCTAGTATTTTTGCTTGATTGTATTCGCGTACATTATTCATTTTTTTAAACTGGTCTAGCAGCTCTGATTCGGCCGTGTTAATATATGACCAGTAGTTTGATTTAAATGGGTTCATTTAATCTCCTTTAATCATTTTTAAACATTTATTGATTATTGCATCAAGATTATCATTTCTTTCTATATCAAGAATGATTTTTGAAGGCTCTCTTCTAAACCAGGTCAATTGTCTTTTAGCATATCTTCTGGAATTTCTTTTTAAGAGATCTACAGCCTCATCATAATTTAGTTCATTTTCAATATAGGATACTATTTCCTTATATCCTATCCCTTGCATTGAAGTTAGGTCTTTACTATAACCCTTATCCAATAAGTCCTTAACTTCGTCAACAAGTCCATTACTAAGCATTATATCTATTCTTTTATTAATTCTTTCGTAAAGTTCTTCTCGATCTCTATTTAATACAATGTATTTAAACGAAAGATTATCATGGTACTCTCTGTTATAATCATTATATGAAGAAAAAGGTTTAGAGGTTTGGTCGAAAACTTCCAGTGCTCTTATAATACGTACTTCTTGGTTTGGATGGATTCTATCCGCACTGATAGGATCCACTTTTGAAAGGATATTATGAAGATAACCGGGACCATGCTTTAGGGACAAATTATTATAATAATCTCTTAAATGCTGATTTGGCTTCGCTATATTAAAATTGAGTTTGTAAATCAAAGACTCTATATATAAACCCGTTCCACCGACTATAATTGGGATATTTTTATTTAGGTTTATCGATTCAACAATACTACTTGCATCTTTTTTATAATCGTCAACTGTATAATCTTCATTTGGATAAACTATGTCAAGCAGATGGTGTTTTATACCTTGAGATTCTTCTTCTGTAACTTTTCCCGTTCCAATATCCATGTATTTATAAATCTGCATGGAATCAGCAGATATTATTTCCGTATCTAATATCTTTGCAAGCTCTATACTTAATGTAGTTTTTCCTATTCCAGTAGGTCCGGTTATTATAATTAACTTATTGGTATCTTTCATTTTATTCTGGAAAACTCCTTCTCCAACAAGTTTTGAGAATATACGATATAAGTTGGCCTTCCATGAGGACAACTAAGAGGATTATCGCATTTACTCAAGAGTTCTATCAGCATCTCAACTTCTTCTTTAGATATCCTATCACCTGATTTTATAGCTGTTTTACATGATTTTTTTATGATGATTTCTAAAATATACTGTGAATTTGCAGTTTTCTCAGATCTCAAAGCATCAATAATATCCGTAAACAATCTCTTATAATCGACGTCTACACCTAGAATAGGAACCTCTCTTATAAGAATTGTACCGGTTCCCATAGCATCGATAAAAAAACCCGTCTTTTCAAATTCACTTGCAAATTCCGAGAATAAATCATAGTCGGATGAAGTAATATTTAGCATTATCGGTGTGAGTAGAGGTTGTCTGTCTACTGAGTTTTGATTTATTTCACACAATAATTTTTCGTACATAACTCTCTCATGTGCTGCATGTTGATCCATAATAATCAGTGACTTGGTATTATAATTTTCAAATAAGAGATAGGTATCAAAAATAGTGCCTTTGTAGTTCAGATTATTTAAATCTTCATTAAAAGGGATATCCGTTGTTTCGCTGTCTATATTACTAATAATATCTATTTGTTCTATTGTTACTTCAATTGGGTACTCTTCGGTAACTGTTTCCTGACTTGCTTCTAAATCAAGGACAACTTCTTCTACTTGAATTTCATCTAAATCTTCATCCTGTGGTAGCTCGTTATCGTAATTATTTTCTTCTATATAGAATTTATCCTCTTTATTATATTTATCTAAAAGGTCCTTGTATTTGTCAACTTTACTATAATCACTAAATAGTTCAGTTTTCTGAGCAGTGTTTTTTTGAAAGCCAGTAACTTGTTTAAGCTGTTTAGGAATCAGTGCCTCTTTAACCGATAGTTCTAATTGAGATAATAGTTCATCGATTTGTCTAAACTTGATGATTTGTTTATTAGGATGCACATTGACGTCAATATTATTGGGATTTGTTTCAATAAACAATTGAAAAGCAGGAAATTTACCATTAGGTATTAGGTGACGATATTGTTTTTCAATAGTTCTACTGATTTCGTTTTCTTCAATATATCTACCATTAACGTAGATGTATTGAAGGGCTCTATTCCCTCTGTAGTATCTATTATCAGTAACAAATCCGGTATAAGTATAATTATCTGTTCTCCCGTTGATTTCAACAAAACTTTCTGTAAAATTACCACCAAGTACATCTGAAATCGAAGCAAGATGATTGCCGGAAGGTATGGTATGAAAGATGATTTTCGAATCTCTAATATACTTGATAGAGATATTTCTATTACCCAGTGCGAGTTTAGACATAAGATCATTTATGCTGTTTGCTTCGGCTACCGCAGATTTTAAAAACTTTCTCCTGACAGGGATACTTTCAAACAAGTTTAAAACGCTAATAATCGTACCTCTGTTCATAGCTATTTTATTTTTGGATACGATATTAGAGTTCTTAAATACGACTTTAGTTCCAAGTTGTTCTTCCTCGGTTCTGGTTTTTATTTCAACATCTGCAGCAGCTACAACAGAGGCCAGTGCTTCACCTCTAAAGCCCATGGAAGTAGTATTATATAAGTCATTAAAAGAATTGATTTTAGAAGTTGCATGTCTTTTAAAAGCAAGCTCTATTTGATCTTCCGGTATACCATAACCATCATCCGAGACTATAATACTATCTATGCCACCATTTTTAATCTCTACCAAAATGTTTCTAGCTCCTGCATCAATAGAGTTTTCAACCAATTCCTTCACTATTGAAGAAGGTCTTTCAATGACTTCTCCGGCTGCAATTTTTTGAACTGTTTCATTATCTAATAATTTAATCATTTAAATCATCTCCAATAAGTTTGGATTCGTCTATAATTTGAGATAGTTTATTTAGAGCGTCAATCGGCGATATATGATCTATATCTATAGCAGATATAGATTTTATAAATGCATCTTTCTGGTAGCTTGAAAAATCAACCTGTACGCTGTCCAGTTTGTTTTTATTGATTTCAAAAGAACTTGTCTTTTCAATTGATTTTAATACAGTTTTAGCTCTATTGGTGATTGTCTCCGGAAATCCAGCCAGTCTAGCTACTTCAATGCCGAAACTACGACTAGAACTTCCCTTTATTATTTTATGAAGGAAGATTATACCGTCTATTCCTTCTTCGACTTGTACACTTAAGTTTTTTACTTGCGACAATTTTTCGTCCAATTGGGTTAATTCTTGGTAATGAGTTGCAAATAGTGTTTTTGATTTAATTTTAGAAGCTAGATGCTCAACGATTGCCCATGCTATACTCAAACCATCGAATGTACTTGTTCCTCTACCTACTTCATCAAGTAAAATCAAACTTTTCTTTGTTGCATTTTGAAGAATATACGACATCTCCTTCATCTCAACCATAAATGTACTGTCACCAAAGAGGATATTGTCTGAAGCGCCGATTCTAGTAAATATCTTATCAACAATACACAGATCCGCACTTTCCGCTGGTACAAAAGAACCTATCTGAGCCATTATAACAATAAGCGCAATTTGTCTAAGGTATGTTGATTTTCCGGACATATTTGGACCGGTTATTATTTGAATGAGATTGTCTTCAGCACCAATTTCCACATCATTAGGTATGAAGTTTAAATCTCCAATTATTGTCTCGATTATCGGGTGTCTACCCTTTAAAATATTGATTGTATTGCTATTATTAAAGCTAGGTTTAACATAATTGTTTGTTTTAGCTATGATAGCCAGTGATAAAAGTGCATCTATAATCGCGATTTGGTGACAGACATTTTGTATCCTCAATAAAGAAAGTAGTATTTTCTCTCTAATATCGTTAAATATCTTCTCCTCAAGGATTATAGTATCTTCTTCACTTGTAAAAATCATACTTTCTATGACTTTGAGTTCATTGGTAGTATATCTTTCAGAGTTTGTAAGAGTCTGTACTTTGTGGTAATTCTCAGGAACGAGATTGGAATTTGATTTTGTAACATCAATAAAGTAACCGGTTTTCTTATTGAATACTATCTTAAGACTTCTAATTCCGGTATCTTCTTTTTGTTCCATCTCATATTGAACTAATCTTTCTTTACCCTTGATACTGGTATATCTCATTTCATCCAGTTCTTTAGAATAACCTTCTTTTATCATCCCACCTTCTTTAATACTTGTAGGTGGATCGTCAATTATAGACTCGGATATTAGTGTAAATATGTCAGTTAATTCATCGATAGTATCTCCATGTGATTTTAAAATCTTCATAGTTGATTCCATCAACAATTTTCTCAGTATAGGCAAATGTTCTATAGATAACTTTAATGCAATTAAATCTTTTGCATTAGCTCTAGAGAACGATAGTTTACCTATTAATCTTTCTATATCGTAAATGTTTTTTAAAACAAGATCTAATCTATTGGCAAGGTTTTGATCTTCTAAGAAAGCATCTATTACATCTTGTCTTTTTAAAATCTTGGAGATATCCAATAGTGGATTTTCAACCCAAGATTTAAGCATTCTCAATCCCATTGGAGTTGAGGTTTTGTCCAATACTTTAATCAGACTGTAATCACCGTCAGTACGATTTTGAGAGATCTCTAAATTAAATCTGCTTCTGGCATCTATAGCCAAGTAGTCTTGAGGTTTTATAAATATTGGATCATTTATATGCGCCAATTCGTTTTTTTGATATTTGTATACATAATCAAGCAGAATAGTCATGCTTATAGTTGCAAATGGCTTGTTTTTAAATTTAGACTCGACGACGCTTTTTTTGAAATATTTGACTAATTTATTATGATAGTCCTCAGGCGACTTTAAGTCCAGCTTATAATATGTCAGAAAAATTCCTTGTAGTGAGGACAATAACTTAACTATATTATTATTTAATTTTGAATCTTCATTGATTATAATTTCTGTTGGATTAACCTTTGTGATTTCATTTTCCAGATAATTCACAATATCATTTTTATCGGTATAAAGCTCGGTGAACTTTACTTCTCCGGTTGAAATATCTATATAGGATATACCTAAGCCGAGCTCATCTAATAATATGCACATCAAAAAATTGTTTTCTTTTGAAAACATTTCACTGTCTATTATAGTTCCTGGCGAAATTACTCTAACAACATCTCTATCTACAATGCCTTTTGCTAGACTGGGATCTTCGATCTGTTCACATAATGCAACTTTTAGACCATTGGATACCAGTCTATTTATATAAACATCTGCTACATGATGAGGAATTCCACACATAGGAGCTTTTTCCTCTAGACCGCAATCTCTTTTAGTAAGAACAATATCCAGTACTTTGGACGCTGTAAGAGCATCATCAAAGAACATTTCATAAAAATCACCAAGTCTAAATAGTAGTATGGAATCTTGAAATCTTTCTTTTATATCAAAATATTGTTGCATCATCGGTGTTAACTTAGATCTGTCAATATTATTCAATTAGCTCTCCCTCCAAGGCAAAAGAGTTATAATCAGTAATTTTGACATTGACAATTTCTCCAATATAGGATTCCTGACCTTTAAAATGAACTATACGATTGGTGTCAGTACGTCCGGTTAATGTAGATGTATCATTTTTACTCGTGCCTTCTACGAGCACTTTTTGAACTGTATTTAGATACTCAGAGTTCTTCTCGTAGCAAATGTCATTAACTCTATCCAAAAGTTTTTGGAATCTCTCTGAGGTAATATCCTTATCTACTTGGTTATTCATTTTTGCTGCTGTGGTTCCTATTCTTCTGGAATATTTAAACATAAATGCTTGATCGAAACGAACTTTTTCAATCATATTCATAGTATCATTGAAATCTTCATCTGTTTCTCCAGGAAAACCGATTATCAAATCTGTAGTAATTGCTATATCAGGAATAGCTTCCCTAAGTTTAACTATTTTTTCTAGATACTGTTCAGCAGTATATTTTCGATTCATTTCTTTTAGGATTCTAGTCGATCCCGATTGAAGAGGCAGATGAATATGCTTACATATCTTCTCTGTATTTTTCATGATTTCTATTAATTCATCACTTAAATCTTTAGGATGACTGGTCATAAATCTTATTCTTTCAATACTGTCAATTTTACTTATATTGGTTAATAGTGAGGGAAAGTTTGTACATGGATGTAAATTCTTACCATACGAATTAACATTTTGTCCAAGTAGGGTAATTTCCTTGTATCCTTCTTCTCCTAGTTGTGTTATTTCTTTTAGGATGCTCGATTCACTTCTACTGCTTTCCCTTCCCCTGGTATAAGGAACTATACAATAGCTGCAGAAATTATCACATCCATAGATTATATTTATATAAGCAGAATGCTTGTCTTTTCTTATAGCTTTTTGAAGTTCATCTATATCATCTACATCTTCAACATCGATAACTCTTTCGTTATATGTTAAATACTGATTTAATAAATACGGCAGCGATGAAAGATTTTTTGTTCCGAATACTATATCAACATGTTTGAATTTGTCTCTAATAACTTCCCTGGCTTCATCAATCTGCATCATACATCCACACACAGCAATAATTAGATTCGGATTTTTTTCTTTTAGAGCTTTCATAGCTCCCACATGACCATAGACTTTTAATTCTGCATTTTCTCGAATAATGCATGTATTGTATATGATTAAATCAGCATCATCGTATTTGTCTGTCTCTATATAGTTTAAATTATGAAGCATATATGACATTCTTTCAGAGTCATGCTCATTCATTTGACAACCATATGTTTTAATTATATATTTTTTAGTTTCCATCATATACCTTTCAATACAGTAGTTTAGTAGATTATAAAATAATGTAAATAAAGACAAATTAGTTAACTAACTTGTCTTTATCACAGATTTAAATTCAAATTAAAATTACTCTTCTTCTGTTAAATTATCAAAGTCTAACAGTGCTCCGATACTTGTATCAAGTTCTTGATTTCTAAAACCTTCAACCTTCTCAAAAGAATCATCTCTTTTTTCTCTTCTAGGTCTTTGAGTTTTCTTTTGTTCTTCTTGGACTGGTGCTTTTACATCCTTTGAAGGTTCTTTAGTTTCCTTTATACTTAATGCAATTCTCTTTTCTTCAGGATCTATATCAAGGATTTTAACTTCAACCTTGTCGTCAATATTTAATTCATCAGATGGTTTTTCAACATGCTCATCACTGATTTGTGAAACATGGACAAGTCCTTCAACACCTTCACTTAGTCTAATGAATGCACCGAAATCAACAAGATTAACAACTGTACCTTCTACAATATCCCCAACAGCATTGTTTTCAAGGAATGATTCAAAAGGTTTCTTTTGCAATTGTTTATAACCCAATGAAATTCTATTTTTCTCTTTATTTTTTCTAAGAACAATAACTTCTATTTCATCATCCTTATTTAGTACTTCGTTTGGATGTTTAATTCTATTCCAAGAAATGTCTGATACATGAACAAGTCCGTCAACGCCACCAAGATCAACGAAAGCTCCAAAATCGGTTAATCTAGCAACTTTACCTGTAACTACTTTATTTACTTCAAGAGTATCCCAAATGGCATCTATTTTCTTTTGGTTTTCCTCTTCTTCAATAACTCTTTTTGACACTACTAGTCTACGTTTTTTCTCATCAGCACTTATGATACGGCATTCCATATCTTGACCGATAAATTGTTTTAAATCTTGTACAAAAGTAGTTGTAATTTGAGAACCCGGTAAAAATGCTACTATTCCCATAACAGTACCCAATAAACCACCTTTTACTTCCTTGGTTACATGTACAGTTACGGTTTCTCCTGCTTTGTAGGAATCAAGTAATTTTTGCCAATTCTTAAGACCTTCAACTCTTCTTGTTGACAATACTACATTACCGTCACCATCATCTAGTTTGATAACATAGACTTCAATTTCTTGACCTTCTTCAAATAAATCTTTTGGTTTTGCATCTGGATCTGTTGAAAGTTCATCGAGCTTTACGATACCATCAGATTTATAGTTAATATTAACTATAACCTCATCGTCTGTAACATAGATGATTTCTCCCTTTACGATATCTTTCGGGTAGATCCTCGTCATACTACCGTCAACTTGCTCCATAAACTCGTCTTTACTATAGTTTTCCATAAAATTTGCGACCTCCTCTATAATCCAGCTAGGAGTAGATGCTCCCGCTGTTATCCCAATACTATTGTACTTAATAAACTCATATAAATCAAGGTCTTCGTAAGATTCTATCAAATATGTGTGTTTACAATGCTCTTTTGCAATATTATAG
The sequence above is a segment of the Peptoniphilaceae bacterium AMB_02 genome. Coding sequences within it:
- the miaB gene encoding tRNA (N6-isopentenyl adenosine(37)-C2)-methylthiotransferase MiaB, encoding METKKYIIKTYGCQMNEHDSERMSYMLHNLNYIETDKYDDADLIIYNTCIIRENAELKVYGHVGAMKALKEKNPNLIIAVCGCMMQIDEAREVIRDKFKHVDIVFGTKNLSSLPYLLNQYLTYNERVIDVEDVDDIDELQKAIRKDKHSAYINIIYGCDNFCSYCIVPYTRGRESSRSESSILKEITQLGEEGYKEITLLGQNVNSYGKNLHPCTNFPSLLTNISKIDSIERIRFMTSHPKDLSDELIEIMKNTEKICKHIHLPLQSGSTRILKEMNRKYTAEQYLEKIVKLREAIPDIAITTDLIIGFPGETDEDFNDTMNMIEKVRFDQAFMFKYSRRIGTTAAKMNNQVDKDITSERFQKLLDRVNDICYEKNSEYLNTVQKVLVEGTSKNDTSTLTGRTDTNRIVHFKGQESYIGEIVNVKITDYNSFALEGELIE
- a CDS encoding bifunctional 4-hydroxy-3-methylbut-2-enyl diphosphate reductase/30S ribosomal protein S1 — translated: MIIKIADNAGFCFGVKRAVEMTEDTLSEYKDVYISGDLVHNRHVTEKMAEKGLMQYDQDIPINKHVIVRSHGASVSDKELLRTKGNTVIDCTCPVLLSIYDKIIDHYNNGYQIVIFGSREHPEIIALNGHVSNSAIIVENEEEALKIKNLEKIYLISQTTNIFDNFKRISDIIVDNNNNVIVSNTICNATKKRQDSCMELSKTVDAMIVIGGKNSSNTKKLYNIAKEHCKHTYLIESYEDLDLYEFIKYNSIGITAGASTPSWIIEEVANFMENYSKDEFMEQVDGSMTRIYPKDIVKGEIIYVTDDEVIVNINYKSDGIVKLDELSTDPDAKPKDLFEEGQEIEVYVIKLDDGDGNVVLSTRRVEGLKNWQKLLDSYKAGETVTVHVTKEVKGGLLGTVMGIVAFLPGSQITTTFVQDLKQFIGQDMECRIISADEKKRRLVVSKRVIEEEENQKKIDAIWDTLEVNKVVTGKVARLTDFGAFVDLGGVDGLVHVSDISWNRIKHPNEVLNKDDEIEVIVLRKNKEKNRISLGYKQLQKKPFESFLENNAVGDIVEGTVVNLVDFGAFIRLSEGVEGLVHVSQISDEHVEKPSDELNIDDKVEVKILDIDPEEKRIALSIKETKEPSKDVKAPVQEEQKKTQRPRREKRDDSFEKVEGFRNQELDTSIGALLDFDNLTEEE